The following coding sequences are from one Salmo trutta chromosome 36, fSalTru1.1, whole genome shotgun sequence window:
- the LOC115175870 gene encoding ras-associated and pleckstrin homology domains-containing protein 1-like, whose protein sequence is MEQSHPGKRPGPMVSLLKGLVQVVFNNKEVTGIEKDPWPCQEQQVDISTTVERFQERGDEMTAYQLSTSDIITTPHEPSFPNDSLPPPPPPLFPSYSPPSPPPPYHSTQDQDQAPDSTPQEFEGEFVEEQNNVAVAGLLCKPRVNQLLSEASRYPTWRM, encoded by the exons ATGGAGCAGAGTCATCCAGGAAAACGTCCTGGACCCATGG TGTCTCTTTTAAAGGGTCTCGTCCAGGTGGTCTTCAACAACAAGGAGGTGACTGGTATTGAG AAGGATCCATGGCCTTGTCAAGAGCAG CAGGTGGATATCTCCACCACGGTGGAGCGGTTccaggagaggggggatgagatgACGGCATATCAACTCTCCacctctgacatcatcaccaccccTCATGAGCCTTCCTTCCCCAATGATTCTCTGCCACCCCCTCCGCCTCCCCTTTTCCCTTCTTATTCCCCTCCCAGTCCGCCTCCACCTTACCACTCCacccaggaccaggaccaggcccCTGACAGCACTCCTCAG GAGTTTGAGGGGGAGTTTGTGGAGGAGCAAAATAATGTTGCAGTGGCG GGGTTACTTTGCAAACCAAGGGTAAACCAACTTCTCTCTGAGGCTAGCCGGTATCCGACGTGGAG